A region from the Fusarium musae strain F31 chromosome 1, whole genome shotgun sequence genome encodes:
- a CDS encoding hypothetical protein (EggNog:ENOG41) — MTRPVRKRGRKPTVPTGKNNDRKQTENESSDFRSPHCIRRLIDIYRDTIFPFLSENDLERRWADNIPSTNETAYMLLMALCALSAQSLTLKAVFDNELLGDVDSHDSGIYFDEAVSHIPARIPDTPDLDYLRSFGLLAVYSLRSGNKSDLHRYLGLCHAWIAQHGFNMENNWDSSISLLEVDDRRRLFWCVYRLEIHSACVLGHIIRLPEAQVSVLYPRITPAMSRDTQVWTAGWDYITDLFRLMEYAILSLRQRNPVKHVIAVYCDRPSPKALLESLDQLKASKPFILRILSQSHDDLQSNRCKFMKVQITCTEALVNIMGLLHCQAPVDEVIKVAEEFLNEITEASLIMFKVASSQIVHQLLGVGHMVYNAFLYDENQSQFAVGRLVTYLEDIVKNLEQDIPTATEAREQLRKLAKCIT, encoded by the exons ATGACTCGACCTGTCCGGAAACGAGGTCGGAAGCCAACGGTGCCAACTGGGAAGAACAACGACCGGAAGCAGACCGAGAATGAGAGCTCTGACTTCAGGTCTCCGCATTGCATCCGTCGCTTGATAGACATCTACCGAGATACAAT TTTTCCATTCCTTTCCGAGAATGACCTGGAAAGACGGTGGGCAGACAACATACCCAGTACAAATGAGACAGCGTACATGCTTCTCATGGCATTATGTGCACTGAGCGCCCAGAGTCTCACCCTCAAAGCGGTATTCGATAATGAATTACTGGGCGACGTCGACTCGCATGACAGCGGTATCTATTTCGACGAGGCTGTCTCCCATATTCCAGCGCGAATTCCGGATACACCCGATCTTGACTACCTAAGGTCATTCGGCCTTTTGGCTGTGTATTCACTTCGAAGTGGTAACAAGAGTGACCTTCACAGATACCTCGGATTATGCCATGCATGGATCGCTCAACATGGGTTCAACATGGAGAATAACTGGGACAGCTCTATCTCTCTACTAGAAGTAGATGACAGAAGACGTCTCTTTTGGTGCGTCTATCGGCTTGAGATTCATTCAGCCTGCGTACTTGGACACATTATCCGTCTCCCTGAAGCTCAGGTCTCCGTGCTCTACCCTCGTATCACACCTGCTATGAGTCGCGATACGCAGGTCTGGACAGCTGGATGGGATTACATCACCGATCTGTTCAGATTGATGGAGTATGCAATACTTAGTCTTCGACAGCGAAACCCTGTCAAACATGTCATTGCCGTTTACTGCGACCGGCCGTCCCCAAAGGCATTGCTCGAGAGTCTGGATCAACTGAAAGCGAGCAAACCTTTTATACTCCGCATCCTTTCGCAGTCACACGATGATCTCCAGAGCAACCGATGCAAGTTCATGAAGGTTCAAATAACTTGCACTGAGGCACTGGTGAATATCATGGGTCTGCTTCATTGTCAGGCCCCAGTTGATGAGGTCATCAAAGTGGCAGAAGAGTTCCTTAATGAGATCACTGAGGCTTCTCTCATCATGTTCAAAGTTGCAAGTAGTCAGATCGTTCACCAACTTCTTGGCGTTGGTCATATGGTGTATAATGCGTTTCTGTATGATGAGAACCAGTCTCAATTTGCTGTAGGGCGGCTCGTTACGTATCTGGAGGACATTGTCAAGAACTTGGAACAGGATATTCCCACGGCGACCGAGGCAAGAGAACAATTGCGAAAGCTGGCAAAATGTATTACATAG